In the Flagellimonas sp. HMM57 genome, one interval contains:
- a CDS encoding 4a-hydroxytetrahydrobiopterin dehydratase — protein sequence MEKLNEIQINESLKELNGWDYDGDLIYKSFQFKDFKETFALMTQIAFECEELNHHPNWENVYNNLIIKLNTHDADGITQKDFDLAKRIESIVSNK from the coding sequence ATGGAAAAGTTAAACGAAATCCAGATAAATGAATCATTAAAAGAGCTAAATGGATGGGATTATGATGGTGATCTTATATACAAATCATTTCAATTTAAGGATTTCAAAGAAACCTTTGCGCTTATGACCCAAATTGCGTTTGAATGTGAAGAATTAAACCATCATCCCAACTGGGAAAATGTATATAACAATCTTATCATAAAATTGAATACCCATGATGCCGATGGTATTACACAAAAGGATTTTGACCTTGCCAAACGCATAGAAAGTATCGTAAGCAACAAATAG
- a CDS encoding YebC/PmpR family DNA-binding transcriptional regulator, which translates to MGRAFEFRKARKMKRWAAMSKAFTRIGKDIVMAVKEGGPDPDANSRLRAVIQNAKSVNMPKDNIERAIKRASDKNQGDYKEVLFEGYAPHGIAILIETATDNNTRTVANIRSYFNKCNGSLGTSGSVEFMFDHTCNFRIAGEDIDPEELELEMIDFGAEEVFVDEDGILIYAPFESFGDIQKELESREIEILSSGFERIPQVTKELSEEQIADVEKLLEKIEEDDDVQNVYHTMQE; encoded by the coding sequence ATGGGAAGAGCATTTGAATTTAGAAAAGCACGAAAAATGAAGCGCTGGGCGGCTATGTCCAAAGCGTTTACCAGAATTGGAAAAGATATTGTCATGGCCGTTAAAGAGGGTGGTCCCGACCCTGATGCCAACTCTAGATTACGTGCAGTTATTCAAAATGCAAAGTCGGTCAACATGCCCAAGGACAATATTGAGCGGGCAATTAAAAGAGCTTCCGATAAGAACCAAGGGGATTACAAAGAGGTTTTGTTTGAAGGCTATGCGCCCCATGGTATTGCCATTCTTATTGAAACCGCTACCGATAACAACACCAGAACCGTTGCCAATATCCGTAGTTATTTTAATAAGTGTAATGGTAGTTTGGGTACTTCGGGCTCGGTAGAGTTTATGTTTGACCATACCTGTAACTTCAGAATAGCGGGCGAAGACATAGACCCCGAAGAATTGGAACTGGAAATGATCGATTTTGGTGCCGAAGAGGTTTTTGTGGACGAGGATGGTATTCTAATTTATGCCCCTTTCGAAAGTTTTGGAGATATTCAAAAAGAATTGGAATCCCGTGAAATAGAAATTCTGTCATCTGGATTTGAACGTATTCCACAAGTTACCAAAGAGCTTTCAGAAGAACAGATAGCTGATGTTGAGAAACTCCTGGAAAAAATTGAAGAAGATGATGATGTACAGAATGTATACCATACCATGCAGGAGTAA
- the xylE gene encoding D-xylose transporter XylE, producing the protein MKKGYLTKITLVAALGGLLFGYDTAVISGTVGSLKSFFVDPLGYDELRANSLLGFVVSSALIGCIIGSILGGYFSVRFGRRKSLMLAALLFLISALGSAMPELGFAAIGEGNHAHLKQFIFYRIIGGIGVGLASMLSPMYISEVAPSKRRGSLVSWNQFAIIFGMLVVYFVNYGISNQGSEDWLRMVGWRWMFASEVIPASLFFILLFVVPRSPRWLVLKGKVEEAREILNKINPKENTRDIIESIVGGITRHTSGSLFSYGYLVIFIGILLSVFQQFVGINVVLYYAPEIFKNAGANTDTSLLQTIIVGAINLTFTVIAIKTVDRFGRKPLQIIGAIGMGISMLALGTTFSTNTMGLLSLISILVYVAAFAISWGPVTWVLLSEMFPNKIRGKAMALAVGVQWISNFIVSQTFPMMNENSWLTEKFNHGFAYWLYGIIGFIAAWFVWKWVPETKGKSLEQMEGLWIKE; encoded by the coding sequence TTGAAAAAAGGATACCTAACAAAGATAACGTTGGTCGCCGCTCTAGGTGGTTTGCTATTTGGATACGATACTGCTGTTATTTCTGGGACCGTTGGCTCCCTTAAAAGCTTTTTCGTTGATCCTCTGGGCTACGACGAATTACGAGCAAACTCTTTATTGGGCTTTGTGGTTTCAAGCGCTTTGATCGGTTGTATTATAGGAAGTATTTTGGGCGGCTATTTTTCGGTCCGTTTTGGGCGTAGGAAAAGTTTAATGCTGGCAGCGCTACTTTTTTTAATATCGGCACTGGGTTCGGCTATGCCAGAGTTAGGTTTTGCAGCTATAGGTGAGGGAAACCATGCCCATCTCAAACAGTTTATTTTTTATAGGATTATTGGAGGTATAGGTGTAGGACTGGCTTCTATGCTAAGCCCGATGTACATCTCAGAAGTAGCACCAAGTAAACGCCGTGGCAGCTTGGTATCCTGGAACCAGTTTGCCATTATTTTTGGTATGTTGGTGGTATACTTTGTTAATTACGGTATTTCCAACCAAGGCAGCGAAGACTGGCTCAGAATGGTGGGCTGGCGTTGGATGTTTGCTTCGGAAGTTATACCTGCGTCTCTATTTTTCATATTGTTGTTTGTTGTCCCAAGAAGTCCAAGATGGTTGGTACTGAAAGGAAAAGTGGAAGAGGCACGTGAAATTCTAAACAAAATAAATCCAAAGGAGAATACCAGAGACATCATAGAGAGTATTGTTGGCGGAATTACCCGCCATACTTCAGGAAGCTTATTTTCCTATGGGTATCTTGTCATTTTTATAGGTATCCTTCTTTCTGTTTTTCAGCAATTTGTAGGGATTAACGTGGTACTTTATTATGCTCCTGAAATCTTTAAAAATGCTGGGGCCAATACAGATACATCGCTGTTGCAGACCATAATAGTAGGTGCTATCAATCTCACTTTTACGGTTATAGCTATCAAAACGGTAGATCGTTTTGGTAGAAAACCATTGCAAATTATCGGTGCCATAGGTATGGGGATAAGTATGTTGGCACTGGGGACTACATTTTCCACCAATACTATGGGATTACTTTCACTGATCAGTATATTGGTCTATGTGGCTGCTTTTGCGATTTCTTGGGGTCCCGTTACTTGGGTGCTATTATCGGAGATGTTTCCCAATAAGATTAGGGGCAAAGCCATGGCCTTGGCAGTAGGAGTACAATGGATATCCAATTTCATCGTATCACAGACTTTTCCGATGATGAACGAAAATTCATGGTTGACCGAAAAATTCAATCACGGTTTTGCGTATTGGTTGTACGGTATCATTGGTTTTATCGCGGCGTGGTTTGTATGGAAATGGGTACCTGAGACCAAGGGGAAATCTTTGGAACAAATGGAGGGACTTTGGATTAAGGAATGA
- the xylA gene encoding xylose isomerase codes for MGKQVIIGSKEFFKGIGKVQFEGKESDNPLAFKYYDAKLVVAGKTLEEHFRFAIAYWHSFCGTGGDPFGPGTKAFPWDSKTDALDRAKDKMDAAFEFITKIGAPFYCFHDYDLVDEAETLSASEKRLQEITDYAYQKQSESGVKLLWGTANLFSNPRYMNGAATNPDFNVVAHAGAQVKQALDSTIKLGGENYVFWGGREGYVSLLNTDMKAELDHLATFLHMAKDYARANGFKGNFFIEPKPMEPMKHQYDFDAATVIGFLREYDLMDDFKLNLEVNHATLAQHTFQHEVQIAANAGMLGSMDANRGDYQNGWDTDQFPNNIYEMAEVMLVFLESGGLQGGGINFDAKTRRNSTDLEDLFYAHIGGMDVFARSIILADKILEKSNYRKLREERYASFSSGAGKSFKNGKLSLDDLTRLALENSKLEQFSGKQELFENIINQYL; via the coding sequence ATGGGCAAACAAGTGATAATAGGAAGCAAGGAGTTTTTCAAAGGAATAGGAAAAGTCCAATTTGAAGGAAAAGAGTCAGACAATCCTTTGGCTTTTAAATATTACGATGCAAAACTTGTAGTGGCAGGCAAAACCCTGGAAGAGCATTTTCGTTTTGCCATTGCCTATTGGCATTCCTTTTGTGGAACTGGAGGAGATCCCTTCGGCCCTGGTACCAAAGCATTTCCATGGGACTCAAAAACCGATGCCCTGGATCGTGCAAAAGATAAAATGGATGCCGCTTTCGAATTCATTACCAAGATTGGGGCGCCGTTCTATTGTTTTCACGACTATGACCTTGTCGATGAAGCGGAGACTCTCTCTGCTTCCGAGAAGCGATTACAGGAAATTACTGACTATGCCTATCAGAAACAGTCAGAATCGGGTGTTAAACTGCTTTGGGGAACGGCCAACCTGTTTTCCAACCCTCGATACATGAACGGGGCAGCAACAAATCCTGACTTCAATGTGGTTGCTCACGCTGGTGCACAGGTTAAACAGGCATTAGATAGCACCATTAAACTAGGTGGAGAAAATTATGTGTTTTGGGGAGGCCGTGAAGGTTACGTGTCCTTGCTCAATACCGATATGAAAGCAGAGTTGGATCATTTAGCAACATTTCTCCACATGGCCAAAGACTATGCCCGGGCGAACGGTTTCAAAGGAAACTTTTTCATTGAACCCAAGCCTATGGAGCCGATGAAGCACCAATATGATTTTGATGCGGCAACGGTAATCGGGTTTTTAAGGGAATATGATCTGATGGATGACTTCAAGCTCAATTTGGAAGTGAATCACGCCACGCTCGCACAGCATACCTTTCAACATGAAGTACAGATTGCTGCCAATGCCGGCATGCTGGGTAGTATGGATGCCAATCGGGGAGATTATCAAAATGGTTGGGATACCGATCAGTTCCCAAATAATATTTATGAAATGGCCGAGGTTATGCTAGTATTTCTAGAATCAGGGGGGCTCCAAGGCGGAGGTATTAATTTTGATGCAAAAACGCGGAGGAACTCTACTGATCTTGAAGACTTATTTTATGCCCATATAGGAGGGATGGATGTATTTGCCCGTTCAATTATCCTTGCCGATAAAATCCTTGAGAAATCAAACTACAGGAAATTAAGAGAGGAGCGGTATGCCTCATTCTCCTCCGGGGCGGGAAAGTCATTTAAAAATGGAAAACTTTCCTTGGATGACCTTACGAGATTAGCACTTGAAAACTCCAAACTTGAACAGTTTAGTGGGAAACAAGAGTTATTTGAAAATATAATTAACCAATATTTATAG
- a CDS encoding xylulokinase, which translates to MTIISYIYIPTQHFLYMYYIGYDIGSSSIKAALLDGETNVDIGVASSPNTEMAISSPQPGWAEQDPVVWWEHIKLATRKLLKTTGVNPSDVKGIGISYQMHGLVLVDKQGTVLRPSIIWCDSRAVGIGNLAFETLGQQECFDHILNSPGNFTASKLRWIKENEPDLFDRIFKFMLPGDYIALRMTGEANTTVAGLSEGMLWNFDAGKPYKKLLDYYEIPNELIPSSVPTFSEQGYLTREAANELGLNHGIPVGYRAGDQPNNAMSLGVLEPGQVAATGGTSGVVYGITDNLVYEPHSRVNSFAHVNHSMDNPHIGVLLCINGSGIQYRWIKEQLAEKGFSYDDLEEAIKKIPIGAEGLRMLPFGNGAERILNNVDVGCHLCGLQFNRHSKNHLFRSALEGIAYSFAYGMEIMNQMGMDITSIRVGNDNLFRSEVFGNTVATLMKGPIDMVETTGAIGAARAAAYSMGQFSSLKEAMAGDRIIRTYEPATNTDDYYSSYRLWKEDLKKVIGFN; encoded by the coding sequence ATGACTATTATTAGTTATATTTATATCCCAACACAACATTTTTTATATATGTACTATATTGGTTATGATATTGGTAGTTCTTCAATAAAAGCTGCACTTTTGGATGGTGAAACCAATGTCGACATAGGAGTTGCAAGTAGTCCAAATACTGAAATGGCCATTTCCAGCCCTCAACCAGGATGGGCCGAACAAGACCCGGTGGTATGGTGGGAACATATAAAACTGGCGACAAGAAAACTTCTCAAAACAACCGGTGTGAATCCATCAGATGTAAAGGGCATTGGTATTTCTTATCAAATGCACGGTCTTGTTTTGGTCGACAAACAGGGGACTGTTCTTCGGCCGTCAATTATCTGGTGCGATAGTCGAGCAGTTGGAATTGGAAATCTTGCTTTTGAAACGTTGGGACAGCAAGAATGCTTTGACCATATACTGAACTCCCCAGGTAATTTTACAGCTTCCAAACTCCGTTGGATAAAAGAAAATGAGCCTGATTTATTTGATAGGATATTCAAGTTTATGCTGCCGGGAGATTATATAGCCCTACGTATGACAGGTGAAGCAAATACTACCGTTGCCGGACTTTCAGAAGGCATGTTATGGAATTTTGATGCAGGGAAACCCTATAAAAAACTACTCGACTATTATGAAATACCAAACGAATTAATACCTAGTTCCGTACCTACTTTTTCAGAACAGGGTTACCTTACTCGAGAGGCGGCCAATGAATTGGGACTAAACCATGGAATACCCGTAGGTTATCGTGCTGGTGATCAACCAAACAATGCCATGTCCCTTGGCGTATTGGAACCGGGACAAGTTGCCGCTACGGGAGGGACTTCGGGCGTAGTATACGGAATTACAGATAATCTCGTTTACGAACCCCATAGCCGCGTAAATAGCTTTGCACATGTTAACCATAGTATGGACAACCCTCATATTGGCGTCCTCCTTTGTATAAATGGCTCTGGTATACAATACCGTTGGATAAAAGAACAACTTGCTGAAAAGGGATTCTCTTATGATGATTTGGAAGAAGCAATCAAGAAAATACCTATAGGTGCCGAAGGTTTACGCATGCTTCCTTTCGGTAACGGTGCTGAACGCATATTGAACAATGTAGATGTTGGATGTCATCTATGTGGACTTCAATTTAATAGACACTCAAAAAACCATCTCTTTCGGTCGGCATTGGAAGGCATTGCTTATTCCTTTGCATATGGTATGGAGATAATGAACCAAATGGGTATGGACATTACATCCATTCGGGTCGGCAATGACAACTTGTTCAGGTCGGAGGTTTTTGGCAATACCGTGGCCACATTGATGAAAGGACCAATAGATATGGTGGAGACAACCGGAGCAATAGGTGCAGCACGAGCTGCAGCTTACAGTATGGGTCAATTTAGTTCCTTAAAGGAAGCCATGGCGGGCGACCGGATAATCAGAACATATGAGCCTGCTACAAATACTGATGACTACTATAGCTCTTATAGGCTATGGAAAGAAGATCTAAAAAAAGTAATAGGGTTCAATTAG
- a CDS encoding NUDIX domain-containing protein, translating into MKSTGLIMDDLSIDCVIFGFTNGLEVLLVKHGEGISEGKWALPGGWINTDESLDAAAYRILYLLTNVENIYLQQLKAFGSVDRFPTKRVVTVAYYSLIKAADFNLVAGFTASDAKWFKPERIPPLPYDHREILDFAFSTLKKQVKQEPIGFNLLPEKFTLFQLQNLYESILGIKLDKPNFRRKILGMKLLIDCNEKQDDVSHRAAKLYRFDKEVYDSLKDRKFVLDF; encoded by the coding sequence ATGAAATCAACAGGGTTGATAATGGACGACCTGTCCATAGATTGCGTTATTTTCGGTTTTACCAATGGATTAGAAGTTTTGTTAGTGAAGCATGGAGAAGGTATTAGTGAGGGAAAATGGGCGTTACCTGGCGGATGGATCAATACAGATGAGTCTCTTGACGCCGCGGCATATAGAATCCTATATTTGTTGACAAACGTTGAAAATATTTATCTACAACAACTGAAAGCTTTCGGTAGTGTAGACAGATTCCCCACGAAACGTGTTGTTACCGTAGCTTATTACTCATTGATAAAGGCTGCTGATTTTAATCTGGTCGCAGGTTTTACCGCCTCTGATGCGAAGTGGTTTAAACCGGAAAGAATACCTCCATTACCCTATGACCATCGTGAAATACTCGATTTTGCTTTCAGTACACTTAAGAAACAGGTAAAACAAGAACCCATTGGTTTTAACCTACTTCCTGAAAAATTTACTTTATTTCAGTTACAAAACTTATATGAATCCATACTCGGAATCAAATTGGACAAGCCCAATTTTAGGCGGAAAATTTTGGGCATGAAACTGCTCATCGACTGTAATGAGAAACAGGATGACGTCTCTCACAGGGCAGCCAAGCTCTATCGTTTTGATAAAGAGGTATACGATTCTTTGAAGGATCGAAAATTTGTACTTGACTTCTAA
- a CDS encoding ABC transporter permease, which translates to MLKILKYSFYDLVRSRWSYAYFLFYLGLGFVLLFLNNDVSKAIITLMNVIIVLVPLIGTIFGIMYYYNSKEFTELLLAQPIKRSSIFLGQYLGVAGSLTLSLVFGLGIPFLLYGLLRSDAIFDFSLLLVTGAFLTFIFTALSFNMGLSNENKIKGFGYAVLLWLFLAVIYDGLFLMSLIVFEEYPLDTFSIVATTLNPIDLSRILILLKLDISALLGYTGAVFKTFFGTQQGLFLSIFMLILWTVLPIWRLIVKSKKKDF; encoded by the coding sequence ATGCTTAAGATTCTAAAATATAGCTTTTACGACCTTGTCCGTAGCCGTTGGAGTTACGCGTACTTCCTGTTTTACCTAGGTCTGGGATTTGTGCTGTTATTCCTGAACAACGATGTTTCTAAGGCCATAATCACCTTGATGAACGTCATTATAGTATTGGTGCCACTTATAGGAACAATTTTTGGAATTATGTATTACTACAATTCTAAAGAATTTACAGAACTATTGCTGGCGCAACCCATTAAGCGTTCCTCGATTTTTCTGGGTCAATATTTGGGAGTGGCTGGCTCGTTAACGCTGAGCTTGGTATTTGGTCTGGGTATTCCCTTTCTTTTGTACGGACTGTTACGAAGCGATGCAATTTTTGATTTTTCGCTCTTGTTGGTAACAGGGGCCTTTTTGACCTTTATTTTTACCGCTCTTTCGTTTAACATGGGACTTTCCAATGAAAACAAAATTAAAGGATTTGGATATGCGGTATTGCTTTGGCTTTTTTTGGCCGTAATCTACGACGGACTGTTTTTGATGTCACTCATTGTTTTTGAAGAATATCCATTGGATACGTTTTCCATAGTAGCGACAACGTTAAACCCCATTGATCTTTCAAGAATTTTAATACTGTTGAAATTGGATATTTCCGCACTGTTGGGATATACGGGAGCAGTTTTTAAGACCTTTTTTGGAACACAGCAAGGATTGTTTCTCTCCATTTTTATGCTGATACTTTGGACCGTTCTGCCTATCTGGCGACTCATTGTTAAATCCAAGAAAAAGGATTTCTAA
- a CDS encoding ABC transporter ATP-binding protein, whose protein sequence is MIQIENLYKRFGKNEVLKDLNLSISEGGIIAILGPNGSGKTTLIKSILGMVVPNKGTIAISGVSIKNQWKYRREIEYLPQIANFPGNLKVKELIRMIKDLRERPSEEEVLISLFGLKPFLDKRLSTLSGGTKQKVNIVLTFMFDSPLIILDEPTTGLDPAALIRLKKLIQNEKEKGKTILVTSHIMQFVEEVADEIVYLLEGNIYFKGSIHDLKLKTDQTDVERAIATLTTANA, encoded by the coding sequence ATGATACAGATTGAAAATTTATACAAGAGATTCGGTAAAAATGAAGTTTTAAAAGACCTGAATCTTTCAATAAGTGAAGGCGGTATCATAGCCATCTTAGGGCCAAACGGATCGGGGAAAACTACGCTGATCAAGAGTATTTTGGGAATGGTGGTTCCCAATAAGGGAACTATTGCGATTTCTGGGGTATCCATAAAAAATCAATGGAAATACCGGAGGGAAATAGAATATCTGCCACAAATAGCCAATTTTCCAGGCAATCTTAAAGTTAAAGAGTTGATACGAATGATAAAGGACCTTAGGGAAAGGCCAAGCGAAGAGGAAGTCCTGATTTCCCTTTTTGGGCTTAAGCCTTTTTTGGATAAACGATTGTCAACATTATCAGGCGGAACCAAACAAAAAGTAAATATCGTACTGACCTTCATGTTCGATAGCCCCTTGATTATTCTGGATGAACCAACAACCGGATTGGACCCTGCTGCACTCATACGATTAAAGAAACTGATTCAGAATGAAAAAGAGAAAGGAAAAACTATTTTGGTCACTTCCCATATCATGCAATTTGTAGAAGAAGTAGCTGATGAAATTGTCTACTTATTAGAGGGGAATATCTACTTTAAAGGAAGTATACATGACCTAAAGCTAAAAACTGACCAAACCGATGTAGAACGTGCAATTGCCACACTAACGACCGCTAATGCTTAA
- a CDS encoding nitrous oxide reductase family maturation protein NosD: MKKYGFVLLVFTVLYVQGVYGNTIEICETCPVKSIKAGIVLASEYDTLLVKKGTYKEFNIIIDKPLTLKGENYPVVDGEKKGEIIRITSDGVTVDGLFLINVGVSYTTDYAALRVVKSENFVIKNLVLEKLFFGIYLEKSNNGKVYHNKIIGDAKDEYNSGNGIQLWYSHNVSVDRNFVQGTRDGIYLEFSDNVTINNNSSTNNLRYGLHFMFSNHDVYTNNTFENNGAGVAVMFSKHIKMLDNVFRKNWGTAAYGILLKEINDGEISGNTFEENTIGINIEGSNRITYNNNDFIQNGWAIKALGACYTNEFTNNNFLNNSFDISYNSKLNDNVFDKNYWSGYTGYDLDKNGIGDVPYRPVKLFSYIVNRTPETIVLLRSLFMDIIDFSEKVSPVFTPDKLMDANPRMKRIP, encoded by the coding sequence ATGAAAAAATACGGTTTTGTCTTACTTGTTTTTACCGTTCTATATGTGCAAGGGGTATATGGCAATACCATAGAAATATGTGAAACCTGTCCCGTAAAATCGATTAAAGCAGGCATAGTATTAGCATCGGAGTATGATACGTTGTTGGTTAAAAAAGGGACTTACAAAGAGTTCAACATTATTATCGATAAACCGCTAACGCTAAAAGGTGAAAACTATCCTGTAGTCGATGGGGAGAAAAAAGGGGAGATTATCAGAATTACTTCGGATGGTGTAACGGTAGACGGACTTTTTCTTATCAATGTAGGGGTGAGCTATACAACGGATTATGCCGCTTTGCGTGTTGTAAAAAGTGAAAATTTTGTAATCAAGAACCTTGTATTGGAAAAACTTTTTTTTGGGATTTATCTAGAAAAATCCAACAATGGAAAAGTTTACCATAATAAGATTATTGGTGATGCAAAGGATGAATACAACTCTGGCAATGGTATTCAATTATGGTATTCCCATAATGTTTCCGTAGACCGTAATTTCGTTCAAGGTACTAGGGATGGCATATATCTGGAATTTTCAGACAATGTCACTATCAATAATAATAGCAGTACAAACAACCTTAGATATGGACTCCATTTTATGTTCAGCAATCATGATGTCTATACCAACAATACTTTCGAGAATAATGGTGCAGGGGTAGCGGTCATGTTTTCCAAACATATTAAAATGTTGGACAATGTATTTCGGAAAAACTGGGGTACTGCCGCTTACGGAATTTTGTTGAAAGAAATAAACGATGGCGAAATATCGGGCAATACCTTTGAGGAGAATACCATAGGGATTAATATAGAAGGTTCTAATAGAATTACCTATAACAACAATGATTTTATTCAAAACGGATGGGCCATAAAAGCCTTGGGAGCTTGTTATACCAATGAGTTTACAAACAACAACTTTTTGAATAACAGTTTTGACATCTCCTACAATAGCAAATTAAACGACAACGTATTTGATAAAAACTATTGGAGTGGTTATACAGGATACGATTTGGATAAAAATGGAATAGGGGATGTGCCTTATAGACCCGTAAAGCTATTCTCTTATATTGTGAACCGAACCCCGGAAACTATTGTACTGTTACGCAGCCTGTTTATGGATATTATCGATTTTTCTGAGAAGGTTTCACCTGTTTTTACCCCGGATAAACTTATGGATGCCAATCCACGAATGAAGAGGATACCATGA
- a CDS encoding cupin domain-containing protein yields MENIEIENTIAIQAFEGLQVKQLVKNDSLEILSISLAKGAVFPPHESPKDAHLIVLEGHIAFYIGKDAVVLKNQQKTSFPKQTEHWVEAFQDSKFLIIR; encoded by the coding sequence ATGGAAAATATTGAAATCGAGAATACCATAGCAATTCAAGCATTTGAAGGGTTGCAAGTAAAGCAACTTGTAAAAAATGATTCACTTGAAATTTTGAGCATCAGTTTAGCAAAGGGAGCAGTTTTTCCTCCTCATGAATCGCCCAAAGACGCCCATTTAATAGTTTTGGAGGGACATATTGCTTTTTATATAGGGAAAGACGCTGTAGTTCTTAAAAACCAACAAAAAACCAGTTTTCCTAAACAAACAGAGCATTGGGTAGAGGCTTTCCAAGATTCAAAATTCCTTATTATCCGATAA